Proteins from a single region of Verrucosispora sp. NA02020:
- a CDS encoding NAD-glutamate dehydrogenase encodes MDRRPAIKPGPDLRQADTGRDDSFDTATDGDGYGRLDTGTTGMTGSSIDTLYDLGLPPEALADDVEDAELDEPVPNAERLVAQAVALAGDDHDAATLVGRFWRFAPDEELIGFTAEEMLDAARAHRQLADQRVPGELKLRIHSPDAEQHHSVVEIVTDDMPFLVDSVTALLNSHHLDVHLLVHPLVVVRREPLGRLVEVAADVEPDDAIDGDLVESWMRIEIDPVRDQEVRDKLRRELQRVLTDVREAVEDWPKMRQRALSLADELAAARTSDNRPPVPEKDITDSVELLRWLAHDHFTFLGYREYRLVQNSAESGPALEAVLGTGLGILRQDSPEARALSSMTPEAHEKVTEKRLLIITKANSRATVHRSAYLDYIGFKIFDADGRVVGERRFLGLFSTAAYRTSVQELPVVRRKVAEVLDRSGLSQRSHSGKDLLQILETYPRDELFQIKTDDLYHAVIGVLRMAGRRQLRVFLRRDAYGRFISCLIYLPRDRFTTQNRLRMQDILLRELNGVGVDYTTRVTESMLARVHFIVRTDPSSPPGDIDADLLAEELADATRLWDDDYRLVLERKLGDEQAKHLFARYADAFPEGYKDGHTPYEAMKDLAKLELLEESGQLEMHLFRKQPLPRAVVRSDVDESMDVRFKVYRYGEPMMLSAVLPVLHSLGVKVVDEHPYEVERVDGRIWLYDFGLRLPEGHQELAEVRPHVENAFAAAWRGEAEVDGFNELVLRAGLTWRQVVVLRAYAKYLRQTGTVFSQDYMESTFIAYPVMATLLVRLFEARFEPGSLTAEQREERAAELVSEIDAALDDVASLDQDRILRAYLNLIQATLRTSFYQKPVGGRPKSYVAFKLDPQAIPDLPAPRPKFEIFVYSPRFEGVHLRFGPVARGGLRWSDRREDFRTEVLGLVKAQMVKNAVIVPVGAKGGFVLKQKPGDRDEAVLCYKEFISALLDVTDNIVAGDIVPPDDVVRHDSDDPYMVVAADKGTATFSDIANEISVAHNFWMGDAFASGGSAGYDHKKMGITARGAWESVKRHFRELGHDTQSQDFTVVGVGDMSGDVFGNGMLLSEHIRLVAAFDHRHIFLDPNPDAATSFVERKRLFELSRSTWEDYHTELISAGGGVYPRTAKSVPVSPQVRAVLGLPDDVTQISPQELMKAIVTAPVDLFWNGGIGTYVKASTQTNGEVGDKSNDAIRVDGRSLRCRVVGEGGNLGFTQQGRIEYAQSGGRMYTDFIDNAAGVDCSDHEVNIKILLNTAVADGELSVPERDDLLARMTDEVAELVLRDNYDQARAINNAQTQAASLLPVHRRMITHLERSGELNRALEALPPDEELAVRAESGLTAPEFAVLLAYVKIALEKEIIAEGLADEEWTNEVLVNYFPTPMRERFADRMDRHRLRRDIVTTVLVNEAINRGGISFVYRVVEETAATAADVIRAYVVVREVFGLREVWDAIEALDNRVDPELQTSAYLDTRRLLDRAVRWLVTNRRSPLDVPAEIARLREGVAELLPKLETLFYGTEREGIAAHIDSMTERGVPRELAERNTRLMYSFGLLDVVETAAGSGRNVSEVASVYFVLSNRFRVDSLLSKISLLPREDRWQTLARMALRYDLYAALAALTGEVLDSTPGDLSPSERVQQWEQSNATSIHRAERAMGEFDESRADLAALSVLLRQIRTLVRTSSAS; translated from the coding sequence ATGGACCGGCGTCCGGCGATCAAACCGGGACCCGACCTCCGGCAGGCTGACACCGGCCGGGACGACAGCTTCGACACGGCGACCGACGGAGACGGCTACGGCCGACTCGACACAGGAACGACCGGGATGACCGGTTCGAGCATCGACACCCTCTACGACCTGGGTCTGCCACCAGAGGCGCTGGCGGACGACGTGGAGGACGCCGAACTCGACGAGCCGGTGCCCAACGCCGAGCGGTTGGTGGCCCAGGCGGTCGCCCTCGCCGGCGACGACCACGACGCGGCGACCCTGGTGGGTCGGTTCTGGCGGTTCGCGCCGGACGAGGAGCTGATCGGCTTCACCGCCGAGGAGATGCTCGACGCCGCACGCGCCCACCGCCAGCTCGCCGACCAGCGGGTGCCGGGCGAGTTGAAGCTGCGGATCCACTCACCCGACGCGGAGCAGCACCACAGCGTCGTCGAGATCGTCACCGACGACATGCCGTTCCTGGTCGACTCGGTGACCGCCCTGCTCAACAGCCACCACCTGGACGTGCACCTGCTGGTGCACCCGCTGGTCGTGGTGCGCCGTGAGCCGCTGGGACGACTGGTCGAGGTCGCCGCCGACGTGGAGCCGGACGACGCGATCGACGGTGACCTGGTCGAGAGCTGGATGCGGATCGAGATCGACCCGGTCCGCGACCAGGAGGTACGCGACAAGCTGCGCCGCGAGTTGCAGCGGGTGCTCACCGACGTGCGCGAGGCCGTCGAGGACTGGCCCAAGATGCGCCAGCGGGCCCTCTCCCTCGCCGACGAGCTGGCCGCCGCGCGGACCAGCGACAACCGGCCGCCGGTGCCGGAGAAGGACATCACCGACTCGGTCGAGCTGCTGCGCTGGTTGGCCCACGACCACTTCACCTTCCTCGGGTACCGCGAGTACCGGCTGGTGCAGAACTCGGCCGAGAGCGGGCCGGCGCTGGAGGCGGTGCTCGGCACCGGGCTGGGCATCCTGCGGCAGGACTCGCCGGAGGCGCGGGCGCTGTCGTCGATGACACCCGAGGCGCACGAGAAGGTCACCGAGAAGCGCCTGCTGATCATCACCAAGGCGAACTCGCGGGCCACCGTGCACCGCTCGGCGTACCTCGACTACATCGGCTTCAAGATCTTCGACGCCGACGGTCGGGTGGTGGGCGAGCGGCGGTTCCTCGGGCTCTTCTCCACCGCCGCGTACCGGACCAGCGTGCAGGAGCTGCCGGTGGTGCGACGCAAGGTCGCCGAGGTGCTGGACCGTTCCGGACTGAGCCAGCGCAGCCACTCCGGCAAGGACCTGTTGCAGATCCTGGAGACGTACCCGCGCGACGAGCTGTTCCAGATCAAGACCGACGACCTCTACCACGCGGTGATCGGCGTACTGCGGATGGCGGGTCGCCGGCAACTGCGGGTGTTCCTGCGCCGGGACGCGTACGGGCGGTTCATCTCCTGCCTGATCTATCTGCCCCGGGACCGGTTCACCACCCAGAACCGGCTGCGCATGCAGGACATCCTGCTGCGCGAGCTGAACGGGGTCGGGGTGGACTACACCACCCGTGTCACCGAGTCGATGCTGGCCCGGGTGCACTTCATCGTGCGTACCGACCCGAGCAGCCCGCCCGGGGACATCGACGCCGACCTGCTCGCCGAGGAACTGGCCGACGCCACCCGGCTGTGGGACGACGACTACCGGCTGGTGCTGGAACGCAAGCTCGGTGACGAGCAGGCCAAACACCTGTTCGCCCGGTACGCCGACGCGTTCCCGGAGGGCTACAAGGACGGGCACACGCCGTACGAGGCGATGAAGGACCTGGCCAAGCTGGAGCTGCTGGAGGAGTCCGGCCAGCTCGAGATGCACCTGTTCCGCAAGCAGCCGTTGCCGCGGGCGGTCGTCCGGTCCGATGTCGACGAGTCGATGGACGTCCGGTTCAAGGTCTACCGCTACGGCGAGCCGATGATGCTCTCCGCGGTGCTGCCGGTGCTGCACTCGCTCGGCGTGAAGGTGGTCGACGAGCACCCGTACGAGGTGGAACGCGTCGACGGCCGGATCTGGCTGTACGACTTCGGGCTGCGCCTGCCCGAGGGCCACCAGGAGCTGGCCGAGGTCCGCCCGCACGTGGAGAACGCCTTCGCGGCGGCGTGGCGGGGCGAGGCCGAGGTGGACGGCTTCAACGAGCTGGTGCTGCGCGCCGGGCTCACCTGGCGGCAGGTGGTGGTGCTGCGCGCGTACGCGAAGTACCTGCGTCAGACCGGCACCGTCTTCTCCCAGGACTACATGGAGTCCACGTTCATCGCGTACCCCGTCATGGCCACACTGCTGGTGCGGCTCTTCGAGGCGCGGTTCGAACCGGGGTCGCTCACCGCCGAGCAGCGGGAGGAGCGGGCGGCGGAGCTGGTCTCCGAGATCGACGCCGCGCTCGACGACGTGGCCAGCCTGGACCAGGACCGCATCCTGCGGGCGTACCTGAACCTGATCCAGGCCACCCTGCGGACCAGCTTCTACCAGAAGCCGGTCGGCGGGCGGCCCAAGTCGTACGTGGCGTTCAAGCTCGACCCGCAGGCCATCCCGGACCTGCCGGCGCCCCGGCCGAAGTTCGAGATCTTCGTCTACTCGCCCCGGTTCGAGGGTGTGCACCTGCGGTTCGGGCCGGTGGCCAGGGGCGGGCTGCGCTGGTCCGACCGGCGGGAGGACTTCCGCACCGAGGTGCTCGGCCTGGTCAAGGCGCAGATGGTCAAGAACGCGGTGATCGTGCCGGTGGGCGCCAAGGGCGGCTTCGTGCTCAAGCAGAAGCCGGGCGACCGGGACGAGGCCGTGCTCTGCTACAAGGAGTTCATCTCGGCGCTGCTGGACGTCACCGACAACATCGTGGCCGGTGACATCGTGCCGCCCGACGACGTGGTCCGGCACGACAGCGACGACCCGTACATGGTGGTGGCGGCCGACAAGGGCACCGCGACCTTCTCCGACATCGCCAACGAGATCTCCGTCGCACACAACTTCTGGATGGGCGACGCGTTCGCCTCCGGCGGTTCGGCGGGGTACGACCACAAGAAGATGGGCATCACCGCCCGGGGTGCCTGGGAGTCGGTCAAGCGGCACTTCCGCGAGCTGGGCCACGACACCCAGAGCCAGGACTTCACCGTGGTCGGCGTCGGCGACATGTCCGGCGACGTGTTCGGCAACGGGATGCTGCTCTCCGAGCACATCCGGTTGGTGGCCGCCTTCGACCACCGGCACATCTTCCTGGACCCGAATCCGGATGCGGCCACCTCGTTCGTCGAGCGCAAACGGCTGTTCGAGCTCTCCCGTTCGACCTGGGAGGACTACCACACCGAGCTGATCTCGGCGGGCGGCGGCGTCTACCCGCGTACCGCGAAGTCGGTGCCGGTGTCGCCGCAGGTCCGCGCCGTGCTCGGGCTGCCCGACGACGTGACGCAGATCAGCCCGCAGGAGTTGATGAAGGCGATCGTCACCGCACCGGTCGACCTGTTCTGGAACGGCGGCATCGGCACCTACGTCAAGGCCTCCACCCAGACCAACGGCGAGGTGGGCGACAAGTCCAACGACGCGATCCGGGTGGACGGGCGCAGCCTGCGCTGCCGGGTGGTCGGCGAGGGCGGCAACCTGGGCTTCACCCAGCAGGGCCGGATCGAGTACGCCCAGTCGGGCGGCCGGATGTACACCGACTTCATCGACAACGCGGCCGGGGTGGACTGCTCCGACCACGAGGTGAACATCAAGATCCTGCTGAACACGGCGGTGGCCGACGGCGAGTTGTCCGTCCCCGAGCGGGACGACCTGCTGGCCCGGATGACCGACGAGGTCGCCGAGCTGGTGCTGCGGGACAACTACGACCAGGCCCGCGCGATCAACAACGCCCAGACGCAGGCCGCGTCGCTGCTGCCGGTGCACCGGCGGATGATCACCCACCTGGAACGCTCCGGCGAGTTGAACCGGGCGCTGGAGGCGTTGCCGCCGGACGAGGAACTGGCGGTACGCGCCGAGTCCGGGCTGACCGCGCCGGAGTTCGCGGTGCTGCTCGCGTACGTGAAGATCGCCCTGGAGAAGGAGATCATCGCCGAGGGGTTGGCCGACGAGGAGTGGACCAACGAGGTGTTGGTCAACTACTTCCCGACCCCGATGCGGGAGCGGTTCGCCGACCGGATGGACCGGCACCGGCTGCGTCGCGACATCGTGACCACGGTGCTGGTCAACGAGGCGATCAACCGGGGCGGCATCTCGTTCGTCTATCGGGTGGTCGAGGAGACCGCCGCCACCGCCGCCGACGTCATCCGGGCGTACGTGGTGGTCCGCGAGGTGTTCGGGTTGCGGGAGGTCTGGGACGCCATCGAAGCCCTGGACAACCGCGTCGACCCGGAGTTGCAGACCAGCGCCTACCTGGACACCCGGCGGCTGCTCGACCGGGCGGTGCGCTGGCTGGTCACCAACCGGCGTTCGCCGCTGGACGTGCCGGCCGAGATCGCCCGGTTGCGGGAGGGCGTGGCGGAGCTGCTGCCGAAGCTGGAGACGCTGTTCTACGGCACCGAGCGGGAGGGCATCGCGGCGCACATCGACTCGATGACCGAGCGGGGCGTGCCGCGTGAGCTGGCCGAGCGCAACACCCGCCTGATGTACAGCTTCGGTCTGCTGGACGTGGTGGAGACCGCGGCCGGCAGCGGGCGGAACGTGAGCGAGGTGGCCTCGGTCTACTTCGTGCTCTCGAACCGGTTCCGGGTCGACTCGCTGCTGTCGAAGATCTCCCTGCTGCCTCGCGAGGACCGCTGGCAGACGCTGGCCCGGATGGCGCTGCGCTACGACCTGTACGCCGCGTTGGCCGCGCTCACCGGGGAGGTGCTCGACTCCACGCCGGGTGACCTTTCGCCGTCGGAGCGGGTGCAGCAGTGGGAACAGTCGAACGCCACCTCGATCCACCGCGCCGAGCGGGCGATGGGGGAGTTCGACGAGTCCCGCGCCGACCTGGCCGCGCTCTCGGTGCTGCTGCGGCAGATCCGGACGCTGGTGCGGACCTCCTCAGCCAGCTGA
- a CDS encoding penicillin-binding transpeptidase domain-containing protein — MHRAYRNRHVSSRLAAVAACLVISATLVACSGEDGPERSVDAFLSGWPTGDLQAVGFVDPTGSRLAAADVAREIKELSGELAETPPKLSRQGKPTVEQETATSTVRVEWTLPGDVTWTYDRPVRLVKGRDDVWQVIWEPQVLAEQLTRGDRLGLRRDPAPRAGLLDGAGAPLVAPRAVVRVGLEPRAVTDVKAVTRDLDAAFRAIRPAITPPVDLSGLADRLDEAKPDAFVEVVTLRDEAFQQIKSRIDGLPGAITQNDELDLAPTREFARAVLGTVDPAQADDLTKFPDRYSPGDMVGHGGLQGRWDERLRGVPGLTVVVTRASATGTVERTGTELFRHDPKPGEPVRTSLDVATQNAADQALRGERRRSALVAVRIGDGAVLASANGPGAAGENLAFTAQVPPGSTFKMVSALGLVERGAVTPDTRVDCPKTQVVDGRSFKNSNDFALGEVPFRTVFARSCNTTFAALAPQLGGDGLAATGRTLGLEGQWTVGLDAFTGKVSANGGATEQAAAAIGQGTTLVSPLAMAAATAAVAKGGFTPPKLVLDPAPEATAAPGPELNAEAVAAVRGMMREVVTSGTGSALKDAPGGPVHGKTGTAEYDDDPKNTHAWFVGWQGDVAFAVFVEKGGSGSGTAVPIAERFLRALSR; from the coding sequence ATGCACCGTGCGTACCGCAACCGTCACGTCTCGTCACGATTGGCCGCTGTCGCCGCCTGCCTCGTGATCTCGGCCACTCTGGTCGCCTGCTCCGGTGAGGACGGCCCGGAACGCAGCGTGGACGCCTTCCTCTCCGGCTGGCCCACGGGTGATCTCCAGGCGGTCGGCTTCGTCGACCCGACCGGCAGCCGGCTGGCCGCCGCCGACGTCGCTCGGGAGATCAAGGAGCTCTCCGGCGAACTGGCCGAGACGCCGCCCAAGCTGAGTCGACAGGGCAAGCCCACGGTGGAACAGGAGACCGCGACCAGCACCGTCCGCGTCGAGTGGACGCTGCCCGGCGACGTCACGTGGACGTACGACCGGCCGGTCCGGCTGGTCAAGGGACGCGACGACGTCTGGCAGGTGATCTGGGAGCCGCAGGTCCTCGCCGAGCAGCTCACCCGCGGCGACCGGCTCGGTCTGCGGCGCGACCCGGCACCCCGCGCCGGGCTGCTCGACGGTGCCGGCGCACCGCTGGTGGCCCCCCGGGCGGTGGTCCGGGTCGGGTTGGAACCCCGCGCGGTGACCGACGTGAAGGCCGTCACCCGCGACCTGGACGCGGCGTTCCGGGCGATCCGCCCGGCGATCACCCCGCCGGTCGACCTGTCCGGTCTGGCCGACCGACTCGACGAGGCGAAGCCGGACGCGTTCGTCGAGGTGGTCACGCTGCGCGACGAGGCGTTCCAGCAGATCAAGTCACGGATCGACGGCCTGCCCGGGGCCATCACCCAGAACGACGAGTTGGATCTCGCCCCCACCCGTGAGTTCGCCCGCGCGGTGCTCGGCACGGTCGACCCGGCCCAGGCCGACGACCTGACCAAGTTCCCGGACCGCTACTCCCCTGGCGACATGGTCGGGCACGGCGGCTTGCAGGGCCGCTGGGACGAACGGCTCCGCGGCGTGCCGGGCCTCACCGTGGTGGTCACCCGGGCGTCGGCGACCGGCACGGTGGAACGCACCGGCACCGAACTGTTCCGGCATGACCCGAAGCCCGGCGAGCCGGTGCGGACCAGCCTCGACGTGGCCACCCAGAACGCGGCCGACCAGGCGCTGCGCGGCGAGCGGCGACGCTCCGCCCTCGTCGCCGTCCGGATCGGCGACGGCGCGGTGCTCGCCTCCGCCAACGGCCCCGGTGCCGCCGGGGAGAACCTGGCCTTCACCGCCCAGGTCCCGCCGGGCTCCACGTTCAAGATGGTCAGCGCGCTCGGGCTGGTGGAACGCGGCGCGGTGACCCCGGACACCCGGGTCGACTGCCCCAAGACCCAGGTCGTCGACGGCCGGTCGTTCAAGAACTCGAACGACTTCGCCCTCGGCGAGGTGCCCTTCCGCACCGTCTTCGCCCGGTCCTGCAACACCACGTTCGCTGCCCTGGCACCGCAGCTCGGCGGCGACGGACTGGCCGCGACCGGCCGGACGCTCGGCCTGGAGGGCCAGTGGACGGTCGGGCTCGACGCCTTCACCGGCAAGGTCTCCGCGAACGGCGGCGCCACCGAGCAGGCCGCCGCCGCGATCGGCCAGGGCACGACCCTGGTCAGCCCGTTGGCCATGGCGGCGGCGACCGCAGCGGTGGCCAAGGGCGGTTTCACCCCGCCGAAGCTGGTGCTGGACCCCGCGCCCGAGGCGACGGCCGCGCCGGGACCGGAGCTGAACGCCGAGGCGGTGGCGGCGGTTCGGGGGATGATGCGCGAGGTCGTGACCAGCGGCACCGGCAGCGCGTTGAAGGACGCCCCGGGCGGGCCGGTGCACGGCAAGACCGGCACCGCCGAGTACGACGACGACCCGAAGAACACCCACGCCTGGTTCGTCGGCTGGCAGGGCGATGTCGCCTTCGCCGTCTTCGTGGAGAAGGGCGGCTCGGGTAGCGGCACCGCCGTGCCGATCGCCGAGCGATTCCTGCGCGCGCTGTCCCGCTGA
- a CDS encoding tetratricopeptide repeat protein gives MSDPRITSSIFTRGAVDLSALRPAAPSPTPAPAQSGPPAAAPGNPVGGGVTVIDVTEATFQSEVLERSLTTPVVVDFWAEWCEPCKQLSPVLERLAAEGGGAWVLAKVDVDANPRLAQMFRVQGIPMVYAVVGGQPVDAFSGVVPEAQLRQWIGAVLKAGGVAVAEPEDPRLDEADDALMTGDLDAAEQAYRKILAETPADAAAAAGLAQVGLARRVAGADPQAALATAASDPDDVDAQLLAADIEVLSGLAEQAYQRLVSVVRRTTGEDREKVRQHLVGLFTIAGPEDPAVASARRALASALF, from the coding sequence ATGAGCGACCCACGGATCACCTCGTCGATCTTCACCCGCGGCGCGGTCGACCTCAGCGCGTTGCGCCCCGCCGCGCCCAGTCCCACCCCGGCACCGGCCCAGTCCGGCCCGCCCGCCGCCGCGCCCGGCAACCCCGTCGGCGGCGGCGTCACCGTCATCGACGTGACGGAGGCGACCTTCCAGTCCGAGGTGCTGGAGCGCTCGCTGACCACACCCGTGGTGGTGGACTTCTGGGCCGAGTGGTGCGAGCCGTGCAAGCAGCTCTCCCCGGTGCTGGAGCGGTTGGCGGCGGAGGGCGGCGGCGCCTGGGTGCTCGCCAAGGTCGACGTGGACGCCAACCCTCGACTGGCGCAGATGTTCCGGGTGCAGGGCATCCCGATGGTGTACGCGGTGGTCGGCGGGCAGCCGGTCGACGCCTTCTCCGGCGTGGTCCCCGAGGCGCAGCTCCGCCAGTGGATCGGGGCGGTGCTCAAGGCCGGCGGCGTGGCCGTCGCCGAGCCGGAGGACCCGCGTCTGGACGAGGCGGACGACGCCCTGATGACCGGCGACCTGGACGCCGCCGAGCAGGCGTACCGCAAGATCCTGGCGGAGACGCCGGCGGACGCGGCGGCGGCGGCCGGGCTGGCCCAGGTCGGGCTGGCCCGCCGGGTGGCCGGCGCGGACCCGCAGGCGGCGCTCGCCACCGCCGCGTCCGACCCCGACGACGTCGACGCGCAACTGCTGGCCGCCGACATCGAGGTGCTCAGCGGTCTGGCCGAGCAGGCGTACCAGCGGCTGGTCTCGGTGGTCCGGCGGACCACCGGGGAGGACCGGGAGAAGGTACGACAGCACCTGGTCGGCCTCTTCACCATCGCCGGTCCGGAGGATCCGGCGGTCGCGTCGGCGCGTCGGGCCCTGGCCAGCGCCCTGTTCTGA
- a CDS encoding methylmalonyl-CoA mutase: MNADEIAAGRARWQARYDAAHKRDADFTTLSGLPVEPVYGPPEGAAYPGFDRIGWPGEFPYTRGLHPTGYRGRTWTIRQFAGFGNARQTNERYKMILGAGGGGLSVAFDMPTLMGRDSDDPQSLGEVGHCGVAVDSAVDMEALFDGIDLAAVTTSMTISGPAVPVFCMYLVAAERQGADLSTLDGTLQTDIFKEYIAQKEWLFDPEPHLRLIGDLMEYCAREIPRYKPLSVSGYHIREAGSTAAQELAYTLADGFGYVELGLSRGMDVDVFAPGLSFFFDSHVDFFEEIAKFRAARRIWARWLRDVYGATSEKALWLRFHTQTAGVSLTAQQPVNNVVRTAVEALAAVLGGTNSLHTNALDETLALPTDSSAEIALRTQQVLMEEIGVTNVADPLGGSWYVEALTDRIEAEAEEIFARIRALGGEGPHTIGPMTSGILRGIEDGWFTGQIAESAFVYQQALEKGDKKIVGVNCHTGTVAKELEIMRISHEVELEQRRLLAARRADRDEARARTAVEEMVAVSRTGENMIPAMLDAVRAEATLGEICDALRAEWGVYREPARF, encoded by the coding sequence ATGAACGCCGACGAGATCGCCGCCGGACGGGCCCGCTGGCAGGCCCGGTACGACGCCGCGCACAAGCGGGACGCGGACTTCACCACGCTCTCCGGGCTGCCCGTCGAGCCGGTCTACGGGCCCCCGGAGGGTGCCGCGTACCCGGGCTTCGACCGGATCGGCTGGCCGGGCGAGTTCCCGTACACGCGGGGCCTGCACCCGACCGGCTATCGCGGGCGGACCTGGACCATCCGGCAGTTCGCCGGGTTCGGCAACGCCCGGCAGACCAACGAGCGCTACAAGATGATCCTCGGCGCGGGCGGCGGCGGTCTCTCGGTCGCCTTCGACATGCCCACCCTGATGGGCCGCGACTCCGACGACCCGCAGTCGCTCGGCGAGGTGGGCCACTGCGGGGTGGCGGTGGACAGCGCCGTCGACATGGAGGCGCTCTTCGACGGCATCGACCTGGCGGCGGTCACCACGAGCATGACCATCTCCGGTCCGGCGGTGCCGGTCTTCTGCATGTACCTGGTCGCCGCCGAGCGGCAGGGCGCCGACCTGTCGACGCTCGACGGCACCCTGCAGACCGACATCTTCAAGGAGTACATCGCGCAGAAGGAGTGGCTCTTCGACCCCGAGCCGCACCTGCGTCTGATCGGCGACCTGATGGAGTACTGCGCCCGGGAGATCCCGCGCTACAAGCCGCTCTCCGTCTCCGGCTACCACATCCGCGAGGCCGGCTCGACCGCCGCGCAGGAGTTGGCGTACACGCTGGCCGACGGGTTCGGCTACGTCGAGCTGGGGCTCTCGCGCGGGATGGACGTCGACGTCTTCGCCCCGGGGCTGAGCTTCTTCTTCGACTCGCACGTCGACTTCTTCGAGGAGATCGCCAAGTTCCGCGCCGCCCGCCGGATCTGGGCCCGCTGGCTGCGCGACGTCTACGGCGCCACCAGCGAGAAGGCGCTCTGGCTGCGCTTCCACACGCAGACCGCCGGGGTGTCGCTGACCGCCCAGCAGCCCGTCAACAACGTGGTGCGTACCGCCGTCGAGGCGCTCGCCGCAGTGCTCGGCGGCACCAACTCGCTGCACACCAACGCGCTGGACGAGACGCTGGCGCTGCCCACCGACTCCTCCGCCGAGATCGCCCTGAGGACCCAGCAGGTGCTGATGGAGGAGATCGGGGTGACCAACGTCGCCGACCCGCTCGGCGGCTCGTGGTACGTCGAGGCGCTGACCGACCGGATCGAGGCGGAGGCGGAGGAGATCTTCGCCCGGATCCGCGCGCTGGGCGGTGAGGGTCCGCACACCATCGGTCCGATGACCTCCGGAATCCTGCGCGGCATCGAGGACGGCTGGTTCACCGGCCAGATCGCCGAGTCGGCCTTCGTCTACCAGCAGGCGCTGGAGAAGGGCGACAAGAAGATCGTCGGCGTCAACTGCCACACCGGCACGGTCGCCAAGGAACTGGAGATCATGCGGATCTCGCACGAGGTGGAGCTGGAGCAGCGCCGGCTGCTGGCCGCGCGCAGGGCCGACCGGGACGAGGCCCGGGCCAGGACGGCCGTAGAGGAGATGGTGGCGGTGAGCCGTACCGGGGAGAACATGATCCCGGCGATGCTCGACGCCGTCCGGGCCGAAGCCACGCTCGGCGAGATCTGCGACGCGCTGCGTGCGGAATGGGGCGTTTACCGCGAGCCCGCCCGGTTCTGA
- a CDS encoding Asp23/Gls24 family envelope stress response protein yields the protein MDHEMTQELPMTPDAVPGGRTDISDEVVEKIAVAAAKAVPGVVELGGDMARFFNAVLDRVGLDQVGDARRGCSAHVTNGAAVVNLVIVIDAGHAVPEVTSAVRVGVTQAIEAYGLGVDEINIRVDDVAIGGPAV from the coding sequence ATGGACCACGAGATGACGCAGGAGTTGCCGATGACGCCGGACGCGGTGCCGGGCGGTCGTACCGACATCTCGGACGAGGTGGTGGAGAAGATCGCGGTGGCCGCGGCGAAGGCCGTGCCCGGTGTGGTCGAGCTGGGCGGTGACATGGCGCGGTTCTTCAACGCGGTGCTCGACCGGGTCGGGCTGGACCAGGTGGGTGACGCCCGGCGCGGGTGCTCGGCGCACGTCACCAACGGCGCGGCGGTGGTCAACCTGGTGATCGTGATCGACGCCGGGCACGCGGTGCCCGAGGTGACCTCGGCGGTGCGGGTCGGGGTGACCCAGGCGATCGAGGCGTACGGCCTGGGGGTCGACGAGATCAACATCCGGGTGGACGACGTCGCCATCGGTGGTCCCGCCGTCTGA
- the meaB gene encoding methylmalonyl Co-A mutase-associated GTPase MeaB, producing MSEATGSAPAAAGSVRRSRDVPMLVERAREGDPRAVARLITLVESGDETLPRIAAALAPHTGRAQVVGLTGSPGVGKSTTTNELVRALRARGHRVGVLAIDPSSPFTGGAILGDRVRMQDHATDPGVYIRSMSSRGHLGGLSAATPQAVRVLEGAGCDVVLVETVGVGQAEVEVASLADTTLVLLAPGMGDAIQAVKAGILEIADIFVVNKADRDGADATVRDIQGMIALGERGPGQWRPQVVRAVAVRGEGIDDVAAAVDKHRDWLVAHDELRRRREARAAAEVEAIALGALRARIGSLRDGTQLPALAAEVAAGAVDPYAAADTLLAQLSG from the coding sequence ATGAGCGAGGCGACGGGGAGCGCGCCGGCCGCGGCTGGTTCGGTGCGACGCAGTCGGGACGTACCGATGCTGGTCGAGCGGGCCCGCGAGGGTGACCCGCGCGCGGTCGCCCGCCTGATCACCCTGGTCGAGTCGGGTGACGAGACGCTGCCGCGCATCGCGGCGGCGCTCGCACCGCACACCGGCCGGGCCCAGGTGGTCGGGTTGACCGGTTCGCCGGGGGTGGGCAAGTCGACCACCACCAACGAGCTGGTCCGCGCGCTGCGGGCGCGGGGGCACCGGGTCGGCGTGCTGGCGATCGACCCGTCCAGTCCGTTCACCGGTGGGGCGATCCTCGGTGACCGGGTACGGATGCAGGACCACGCCACCGACCCCGGTGTGTACATCCGGTCGATGTCCAGCCGGGGTCACCTGGGCGGGCTGTCGGCGGCCACCCCGCAGGCGGTGCGGGTGCTGGAGGGCGCCGGCTGCGACGTGGTGCTGGTGGAGACCGTCGGGGTCGGGCAGGCCGAGGTGGAGGTGGCCTCGCTCGCCGACACCACGCTGGTGCTGCTCGCGCCGGGCATGGGCGACGCGATCCAGGCGGTGAAGGCCGGCATCCTGGAGATCGCCGACATCTTCGTGGTGAACAAGGCCGACCGGGACGGCGCCGACGCGACGGTCCGGGACATCCAGGGCATGATCGCGCTCGGTGAGCGCGGCCCGGGGCAGTGGCGGCCACAGGTGGTGCGGGCGGTCGCCGTGCGGGGCGAGGGCATCGACGACGTCGCCGCCGCCGTCGACAAGCACCGTGACTGGTTGGTCGCGCACGACGAGCTGCGCCGCCGCCGGGAGGCGCGGGCCGCCGCCGAGGTCGAGGCGATCGCGCTCGGCGCGCTGCGCGCCCGGATCGGCTCGCTTCGCGACGGTACGCAGTTGCCGGCGCTCGCCGCCGAGGTCGCCGCCGGTGCGGTCGATCCGTACGCCGCTGCGGACACCCTGCTGGCCCAGCTCTCCGGCTGA